Proteins encoded by one window of Actinomycetota bacterium:
- a CDS encoding alpha/beta hydrolase → MSPSARTEVSASTATPRGRLVAAALASDHRRQVAGIPTALLKAGDGPPVVFLQGEFGPVWWRVIPDLLATHRVIAPDLPGLGASELPAGRFDRDIVLAWLEDLVEQTCTQPPVLVGKGPGGAIAARFAARRGDHLAGLVLVDSLGLAPFRPPPGLALTFLRVLLRPSEQNLERGFRNYCFVDLDGARRDMGETYQAMVDYAVECFRTPRVRTATRRLARAFGSPIAPTELERISIPTSLIWGRHDVGVPVAVAQAASNRYNWPLHVIEDARDDPALEQPAAFLDALRTTLTGSRTGPATEPDGPDRTAT, encoded by the coding sequence ATGTCCCCCAGTGCTCGCACCGAGGTTTCCGCCAGCACGGCCACGCCCCGTGGACGCCTGGTCGCGGCGGCCTTGGCCAGCGACCATCGCCGACAGGTCGCCGGCATCCCGACTGCCCTGCTCAAGGCGGGCGATGGCCCGCCCGTCGTGTTCCTCCAGGGCGAATTCGGACCGGTCTGGTGGCGAGTGATCCCCGACCTGCTGGCCACCCATCGGGTCATCGCACCCGACCTGCCGGGGCTTGGCGCATCGGAGTTGCCAGCTGGCCGCTTTGACCGGGACATCGTCCTGGCCTGGCTGGAGGACCTGGTCGAGCAGACCTGCACGCAACCACCTGTCCTTGTCGGCAAGGGCCCGGGCGGGGCGATCGCAGCCCGGTTCGCGGCCCGCCGCGGCGACCACCTCGCCGGTCTCGTGCTCGTGGACAGCCTGGGGTTGGCACCGTTCCGCCCACCTCCCGGGCTGGCCCTGACCTTTCTCCGGGTCCTGCTCCGTCCCAGCGAACAGAACCTGGAACGAGGTTTCCGCAACTATTGCTTCGTGGACCTCGATGGTGCCCGCAGGGACATGGGAGAGACCTACCAGGCGATGGTCGACTATGCCGTCGAATGCTTCCGCACACCTCGCGTGCGGACGGCAACACGCCGCCTGGCCCGGGCGTTCGGCTCTCCGATCGCGCCGACCGAGCTCGAACGCATCAGCATCCCAACGTCCCTCATCTGGGGACGCCACGACGTCGGCGTGCCGGTGGCGGTCGCCCAGGCCGCCAGCAACCGGTACAACTGGCCGCTGCACGTCATCGAGGATGCCCGCGATGACCCCGCCCTCGAACAGCCGGCCGCCTTCCTTGATGCGCTGCGCACCACGCTGACCGGGAGCCGCACCGGCCCAGCCACCGAACCCGACGGACCAGATCGTACGGCGACGTGA
- a CDS encoding NAD(P)/FAD-dependent oxidoreductase: protein MDGHHVDTVVIGGSQSGLAVGYHLKQQGLPFVILDACDRIGDAWRNRYDSLRLFTPRRYDGLPGMPFPGSPSSYPTKDEAADYLEAYAHEFELPVRTGVHVDRLSRLGDQFEVSLDGSMVVAENVVVATGVYRHRKIPPFARDLGDGIVQLHSRDYRNRSQLQSGPVLVVGAGNSGTEVALDLAPHHWTWLSGRDPGQEPSLGRPGSFGDRVLKAVMWTVATRVLVVTNPLGRKARDHFLDPPRGIPLGGGRRKQIRIAGIERVPSTVGVQAGHPVLEDGTTLEVANVVWCTGYTPDYAWIDLPLPTQHGFPVHDRGVVESIPGLYFVGLLFLRSLSSALLGGVGPDAAYIAEHIASARPRSRSPSTTRRAGKASSHHPPPSRPTPRERRQA from the coding sequence ATGGACGGCCATCACGTCGACACCGTTGTGATCGGCGGCAGCCAGTCGGGTCTGGCGGTCGGCTACCACCTCAAGCAGCAGGGCCTGCCGTTCGTGATCCTGGACGCGTGCGACAGGATCGGTGACGCCTGGCGCAACCGATACGACTCCCTGCGCCTGTTCACGCCACGTCGATACGACGGACTGCCGGGGATGCCGTTTCCGGGATCGCCTTCCTCGTACCCGACCAAGGACGAAGCCGCCGACTACCTGGAGGCCTACGCCCACGAGTTCGAACTCCCCGTCCGAACCGGCGTGCACGTCGACCGGCTGTCCCGCCTGGGAGACCAGTTCGAGGTGTCGTTGGACGGATCCATGGTGGTCGCGGAGAACGTTGTCGTGGCCACCGGTGTCTACCGCCACCGGAAGATTCCGCCGTTTGCGCGCGACCTCGGTGACGGCATCGTCCAGCTCCACTCCAGAGACTACCGTAACCGATCTCAACTGCAGTCCGGGCCGGTACTGGTCGTCGGGGCCGGAAACTCCGGTACCGAAGTGGCGCTGGACCTGGCTCCCCATCACTGGACCTGGCTGTCTGGCCGGGATCCCGGGCAGGAGCCATCGCTGGGCCGGCCCGGAAGTTTCGGTGACCGGGTGCTGAAGGCCGTGATGTGGACCGTGGCGACACGGGTGCTGGTGGTGACGAACCCGCTGGGCCGGAAGGCTCGCGACCACTTCCTCGACCCCCCGCGTGGCATTCCGTTGGGCGGCGGGCGACGCAAGCAGATCAGGATCGCGGGAATCGAGCGCGTCCCATCGACGGTGGGCGTGCAGGCGGGCCATCCGGTGCTGGAGGACGGGACCACCCTGGAGGTGGCCAACGTCGTCTGGTGCACGGGCTACACGCCCGACTACGCGTGGATCGACCTGCCGCTGCCGACACAGCACGGGTTCCCGGTCCACGATCGTGGCGTCGTCGAGTCGATCCCGGGCCTGTACTTCGTTGGGCTGCTGTTCCTCCGGTCGCTCAGTTCGGCGCTGCTGGGCGGCGTGGGCCCAGACGCCGCGTACATCGCCGAACACATCGCGTCGGCACGACCACGCAGCCGCAGCCCCAGCACGACACGCCGCGCCGGGAAGGCATCGTCCCATCACCCCCCGCCGTCCCGGCCGACCCCGCGCGAAAGGAGACAGGCCTGA